Part of the Centroberyx gerrardi isolate f3 chromosome 11, fCenGer3.hap1.cur.20231027, whole genome shotgun sequence genome is shown below.
ttagaaaccttttcaagccatcaaagtacaagtcaaactcaagtcccaagtcaggtcaagtctcaagtattctcttcatgcattaaGTCAAGTCTctagcaattaaaattgtgactcaagtccaagtcatgtgatttgagtccccacctctgcttaTGCCACATCTACTGAACATCTTATTTGATATCTTAGCTCTTATCCACTGTGTATAATCAATGCATGGCATGATACATCAATCAATGCTATGCATCCAAGAAAAAGCAGGTGTCTCATTTTCCTCCTCATGGATCTAACACTTTCCTCATCTATAGACAAGACCATGAAATTCCCTCTGATGCCCATGGTGGCAGGACTGGTGGTGGTGGTCTGCACCACCCTTCTGGCCATCGTCTCACGGTGGAAGAAGATTGCaaaggtaacacacacaaaaatacacacacacactgactctggATCACCAACACCAAACTTCCTAATGCTTTAATTCTCTTTTGACAGTGCTGTAGCAAGTGAAGTTCACCCACAGTTCACCCAACCAGCCATCTCTGGTCCACCAAGTGAGGGAAGCCATGAAAACATCTCCTCTTTTGTATTAAAAAGACTAGGGATATTTCTTTATACAGTATTtaattttatattgtgtttaaCATTTATTAAAATTTGACTAAATGTAGCCCACTGTCTACAGAGTGTTTGCTGTCTGGCGCATTGTGACTTTGTCCTGTTTTATATTACTGTCTATTGATTATAGCAGGCAGACCTGTGAAGACTGCAATATGAACCTGAAGGAAACCATCCTGCATTTTGTTACTCTTCATTGTATTTCAAACAACaagataaaaatacaagaaacaaGATATGTCTGAATAGTTCTGGCTCAGAATCAAAATCACAGTTTCTAGTTTCCTCATCTTTATTGAACTTTAACTCCTGACTCAACAACACAAGCAAGGCTTGTTAAAACCATGTTATACATTTACTGTCAATGAGACTGAATGACAgggactaacacacacacacacacacacacacacacacacaagctattGCTGCTTCTTCAAGGCCTGGGTCAAGGTCTAGGTCCTTgtgtttaaaacaataaaagaacaCTAAACAggttcacataaaacagaatgaCAACAGCACAGTGTTGCACAGAATGAGTATGATAGTGAGTATGACAAGAATGCACAGGTGTGGTTGCACTATAATCAGACACATGAAAATAAGAGATGTAGCTGTCTGCTGAACAATGAGAAGAGGTTTTTATTGTGAAAGAAGAAAGTTGGCCAAAAAACATGCTTGGGTCCCTTTGAGGCTCCGAGAATTGTACTTATTCGGAAGCTTTCTGAGGCAGGCAGTCATCCGCTAGTGCTCACATGAGTGTCCAAAAGTCAGTAATTCAGAATAATGTGATGCTTCATTTACAATTATCTTTCCCCTTGcgccctccacagagaggtcagaggtcaggatcggtgacagaacagcaccccaggagctggtagggattcagtgactTGTGTTTTAATATGAGACTGTCAGCCTGTGCTGCAAAGACAGACCTGTCTTAACTAAACAGTATTAAAGTGCCCATAGTATGCTAAAATGATCCGTTAGTGAAGTTAAATGTCTAGTAATCATATAAAATGAACCATACACACAAGGTatcataatacattataatcctTGCCATATAATATATGATAGAAAACTAGCTAAAAGTATAAGATAACTATGCTTATTCCTACAAAAAGTTACCACTTTTTCTCATTGATGTTTGAAagtaaaaaatctaaaataaaactTCAACTGCTGCAACATAATGTAATGACATCTGTAGCATTAATGTGTTATTTGCTCTGGCTAGGCCTATATGTCTAGATATCCTCATCCAAGTTCTTAAATAAgtaaattttatttattatctattttttttttacatttaagaATACTGAATAAATGATGGATTCATTTATGAATACTTCAGAATAATTCAGAATTCATTAAAGGTAAGTAGGCCTAATCAAGTTAGCATGATTGCTAACATAGTTAATTAGCAATAGCTTCATACCTGCTAATTCATAACACACATTTGTTCTTATCAGATTCTCGTTCCCCTCACTTGGTCCTGAAAAGTTGTGCTTGTTCTCCGATTATGCAAAATCTGCTCTACAATCTTCTTTGTGTGACATTTTAACGGCTTACCTCTCAGACCCATAATGCATCACTCATGCCTCTTGCCTTAAgattgcattgatttattttgtttaataaGGCCTATGTTGTTTATTGAGTTGAATCAAGCATATGGTATATTCCTTAATCAAGTTTGAGTTATTAAGGCATTGCCTACTGACAACAGTTGTGATACAAGGCGTTCCTGTTTATAAACAAATGGCAAGGACATTGAGAGCTAATGGATTATACCGTTGCAGACTTAAGGGATGTTATCAACTTTATAAAGGATTTTTATCACTCAACACCTAGAGCTTTCCAGCACCACATCTCAGAGAATGGGTTGGTGCAGTTGCACTGGCTCTATACTATACATATACGTATATACAGTAAACATACTATATACTAAAATTCAGGATGAGTTATCAAGGCACTACCAACTGGCAACACTTGTGATGCAATTAGACAATAATGCTAATAACAATTCGGAAAGTTCAACTCACTGAGCATGTTTTCTATatcatatgcacacatgcaaagtAATACTTCATTATACTGTGAAATACCATTTTCCCCCTACAGGGTGGCCAGTCCTGGGCTCCGAACGAGTCCAGCTCAAATCTAACGGTTGATGTCCACTGGGAGGGAAATTCAAAGGGACACTCcctattcatttcattcatttgaagGAGAGCACACATAGAAAAGGATTGTGGGAAAGTGAGCAGCCAGAATTTGCAAGCATAGCAAGAGGAGGAGTAGACCTCTTGCTACTTTTTGCAAATTTTCAAGTGGCCAACGCAGACATTAACCGAAACCTGCAGACAATATGTTTGAGCATAGGTTGTCAGGTGTCAGGGTCGTTGTGGACGTTCACCATAAAGGTGCGTTCACAGCAAGCATGGTTGGAATGGTACTCTCTGGAGCATTTATTCCTTTAATTTGTCAGTTTGTGCAGGTGAGAACAACACCATTCAAACTTGGATGTGCACCAAATAACCGTACCGAAATTACCTGAAACAGCAGGTCTCTACCCTCTTCCAAGCAAACTACAGTGCAGTTGGTTAGGAGTGAGAAAGGAATCataccaactacaggaaacaaccccaaaacacacagtttTATGGGTGTAAGGAGATGGATGtggacatctgatagccagcagtcaGGCCTACTCATGGTTGGAAAGCCTAATATAACATAATGAACCAAGAGGAAATTGCAGTCTCGattgatgctcatattcagctatttcttcatgtattcTTAAATGgtatgaagagaagagaaggcaaattacagcaaagagtgcagacaaccaatgaaattagtttcttgtgagtccatgtgacttttgtttacaatccCTCGTTCACTTTTAATTGGGTTGTGTGAAgaatcaaatacaaaaatgcaacaaattaAACTTTTCCACGATGGTCCACACTCTTGCCCATTTATTATATCAATGTAATCATCCTTGGATTCCTAGATCAACTAATGAAAAAGCATCAATGGGCATGACAAAGTTTTCAAAGCACagtagtgttttggtgtttAAAAGCATTTCACATGTAGCTCCTTAGTGACATCTGCTGGTCAGTTTATTCTAAATCACTTCTCTTCTAATCCCAATACCAAATTGCTGGGTATATAAATAAAGAAGCAGGATTTAATACTGTGAGCAAATGAACAGCCTCACAACGTAAGAGTGACGAATGAGCAGCACAGGTTTTCATTGGCTGTAGAAAGTGCATCACTGGAACAAGTAGCTGTATGGCGTTTGTGCAGTTTGGCTAAGCTGACAGAGGCAGCTCTCATCTCAATCTCTCATTTTGAATATACAAAGATATTGAATGTATGTAGAGTGACATGTACAGATTATTGTAAATCATGTCTTCTTCTACAGTATTCAGTcttcatatatacatatatacatataatatgCAGTTTTCTTATACATGCTGTCCTTATACAGTGGATGTCAATTCTCTCTTTAAGTCCAACAGGACAGATTCCTGTATATTTTCCATatcaatgtatttattttatttaatctttgtttAACCATGTATTTCCACTGAGATAAataatctctttttcaaggaaGACCGGTCAATAAAGGAGCATCaagataacataacataaaacaatgtACAAAAGCAAAATCCAATCAAAGTCACATAAAAGTGAGGGTAAAGTACAATTTTCCAGATAAGCACAGCAGTGCAGTATCAAACCACCTCACCAAGAGAGACTGGCTCTTTCAGCTTTTTATCATTTTGCAGTGAGTCCCATGAAGAGGGAGCAGAGCAGTACACGAGGGCTCTTATAAGTATGTGTTATTAGCAAATAGTGATGTATGTTCTGGTCCTTGGTCTCAGTGGAAATGGGATCAGTCTCATGTTGAACTGAATGGAGTATGTTGTAAACTgtgccaaaaaatgaaaatgaatagcaTTTCTCAGACAGCCTTGGGGGTGACATGATGACTTGAATCCTATGGTCTATGCTTGAATCCCTATTTCTACAGCCTGCTTGGGGAGGGGGAGCGTATTACGTCACCCAGGGGTCTGCGCGTGATGGGCGTGGcttttgtgtgtgcagtctCCGGTCCGCCGCCAAATTCAaacactgaaagaaagaaataccaGAGAGGCGActgaagcagagaggagagacgactTTCGCAAGTTACAAATTTAGGTAAGCTAGCGTAATATAAAAGGTTGGATAGTGGgctgtctgttgtcttttcCCACTTATTTTACCGATCCTTGGTAACATTTAATTCTGTGTAAGATGAGTTATTCATGTTATCTAACGCTATAATGTATACTAGTTcgatagctaacgttaagttagctAGCAAAGCCTTTCTCTTGTCTGTGGTGATCAGTGGTCAGTTGCTGGTCATGGAACATACTTGAAGACAAATTTAACGTTAAGATTACCGTAACGTAACTTAACTAACGTCCCCATGAGTCCAGTAAGTGAAAATGCGAATGAGTTTTCTCTTCTGGCTGTATTGGGATGCAGCGAGCCTCTGCTTTGttgggcagggcagggcaggaaTAATAATGCGCTGCCTCCAAGGAACAAAGTCGGATCAAGCAACACCGATCTAACTTTAGACACATAACGTTAATTAATTGCCGCTTTAAATGTACTCTATTGTACTGGCTGGTAGGGTCCTTCTCGCCTTCATATATGTTGCCAGGAAAACATTCAGTCCATCGCCAGATCACATTTgatcaacatttttcctgtgttgtgattattattattattattattattagttgtagtagtagtagtagtagtagtagtggtataaTTATGCTGATTAAATGTTACAATGGCGAGGATTGAAAAGGTTTTGACAGAGGACATCAATGAAAGAAATACGCTTTCAAATCAGCGAATTAATTTACATAAGCACAGAAGTCTATAGTGTTAGATTGGTTTTCCTTTGTCTGTACTTACCATGCTACCTTGATGTGAAGCATCACCTGTAAGAGTCAAGCCAGGTCTACCAGTTAGGACCACACATCTGCTGTTCTGATATGCTCCCAACATGTTTTTGAATCCACTCCCCTCCTGTAGGTTGTCTCAGCAGCTTCGATGATGAATGGGGTTGGTGCAGCGGTGGTGGGAGTGTGGCGGGCACATACAGTCCTGGACGAATCTGATGGGGCAGAGAGCCCCGAAGCCCCCGACCGTTTCCGCAAGCTTCGCTCATCATCTTCTCTAAACTCCCTGCGGATGTCTCTGCGAAAGAGGCTTCCGCTGCGGACTGTCCAGACCAACTCCCTCCCTGAGAATCCAACCTGGGAAACCCTGCAGGCACAGCCTAAATCCAGCACCGTCCGCAAACTCACCCGCAGTGCACGGAACTCCATAAGTGGAGTGTATCAGGTAGATGGATTCACATGATTTTACTTTGGTTCAAGCTGGAGATGCACCAGAAACACTTTCTTCTGAGTACAAATCCTAATGTATCAGGCAATACTAAGAGATGCTCCAAGCCATTATATTTAACTcactgggcagcagggtggcatagtgagtaGAGAGACCTTCCTTCAATCAGAGGACCTGGGTTCAGGACCCTGCGCCAGCAAGCATACAACCGTCCAAGACACTGACTGAATCCCCGTGAGCTACAGCGgcactgttctgtagctgaccttgTGCTGTCATCTCCTGTGGAGGAGGCATGTGTAATATAtcccaatacacaggatttgatgttgcaatccAGCCTGTTTGTTGGTCAATTTTACACTGATCATTAGGGATTCAGTCAGTGTCtagctcaagggcacttcagcatgGTGTATGCTCCTGAACACAGGTCCTCTGGCTGAAGGAAGGTATGGACGGAGGCAAGTGTGAAGAGAACTTGTctacggggatcaataaaatctCACACATTGAACTGTATAAATTAGTAGTTTTGGGTCATTAGACTAAAATAGTGGAGGTTTACAACATTTTTCTGGCATAATGCAGTTTCTGATCTACTGAGCAGGCCTCTcaagggttttgtgtgtgtgaaaaggtcAGGAAATCAAGTCACTTTGTTTGCATTTCTGGCATGTTACACATGGCTCTCACTGTGAAATTGTAGCATTAGGAAAATTAATGTGCTGATGTCCAATTTTAGCCCGTTTGAAGCCAATATCTAACACCTATATCGGTATATCCCTTGTTAAATAAGTTAGTTATAAAATTATGATAATCATGGCATGTCCTTTCTTTGTTGGTTTAAGcaacttgtttgtgtgttctccctcattcctcatctctttcttcccttGTGTCCCTTCCTTATGTGCCTCTCTCACCCAGAGGATGCAGAGGAGCAAAGAGGCTGCGCGTGAGGAGTGTTTGGTAGCGACACCAGGTCGGATATGTGATGGGGAGGAAGGTGGTGTATCTTCTCGCACCCCAAAACGCACGCCTGGTCGACCTACAGCCACCGCAACCCCCAGGCGCACCCCCAGATCAGCGGTCACACCCAGACGTACTCCAGGCTCCAGACACAGATCTGGAATAAAAGGCACTCCTGAGGCTGACGCTAACGTACGGGGGGTAaaaacaggaggaggcaggaggcagctGGTCCGCATGGCTGCATTACGAAGTCCCTTTGCTTCTCCCAACACACAGAGCCAGAGGCAGTGAGTCCTTTACCGTTCAGAGCTTCATAACCAGCTACACAGCAGCATTCATACATGATGCAGTTGACAGATCTGTCACTCTATTAGTTGATCCAGATGTGTTCTGCTCTCACAGGAAGTTTGACCGGGACCTGGAGTCTGTGTCCAGTGGACTCAGGAAGCTCAAGCATCTGTCCAGGGCCTTTGATGACATCATTGGCAGAGACGACAGgtacagcatcatcatcatgtcaaatgaaatgttttgatcACTAAAGATGTGAAGTACTAATATCTTAGTTTTTGTATATTACTGATAATGAAAGTGTCGATTTGGCttgagagctgtgtgtgtgtgttttgtgtgttttatcagGTTATTTGTGATAGTGGGTAATAAACAGTGTTTCTGTACAcgtgtgtggatgcatgtgtgtaggTGAATGAGAAAGATGTGTGTATTTGAGGGTGGTATCAGCGCAATACTTCTCCATTTCCTGTTGTTCAGACATATTCTGTTCAGAGTGGGTGACTgctcccactcccccccccacccccccaccccccacccaaagAATCCCCAGTCGGCACTGTAACTCGTCTGTCTCCAAacttccttcccctcccccacacacattcTTCCCGCCTCAGTTTAAAACTAGGTCTGTATTTCTGGTATTTGGatgaggagggagcgagggggaCACAGTTGGAGGAGGAATTGTGGGTGTGGGATGTCGTTGGTGTGGGAATTGGAGCcagatgaaaaaacacattggagagagagagttgggccGTTTATACATTGTTTCCTGTGTTGACATTCGAAATGTTGAATCGTTGTCTGAACCAGCTCCTCCCCCTCAAAGTAGTGGATAAGTTGTGAATGACAGAAAGGCACATATGTGGACAGTGACCTTGTCCGTTATCTGTGTGAATTCCACCCAACCAAACCAAATACACTTCTGTTACGCTTCTGTTGGAAATGTAACCACAAGTTTGTTTTCCTCCTACAACAGGCAGTTCAACTATTCCCTAATTATGGAGTAGGGATGAAGGTAAATTCACATCTCAAGCGCTATGCTACTAAAAGAAAGGTCGTTATGTGGAGAAGAATGTAAATTTTGTGACAGGAAAGTGCATGGGAGAGCTGGCCTGTTGGCTGCATGGCGATGCATGGGCTGCTCGTATGACATTGTCAAAGTCTCTGGCAGCTTCTGACCAGTTGCAATTAAAGTTGGTTCTAGGTGATGTTCTCTTATGACCAGTGATACTTACATTGTTCGACCAAAGCAAAGGCTGCTGTTTCCGTCATTCTCACACTGTcgcttttccttctcttccacTACCCTCTCCTCAAATCGGCCtgttctttctctgcctgtcacTTGCTAAATACTTTCATtattcactctctctgttttttgccTTCTACGGTAACTAGtaatcatttctctctcctcttgccaGGACCGGGGCACGGGAGCGTTGTGGAGgagtgatgatgaggaggtTGGACCCCAGCGGTAAACTCAGCCGCTCCAACCTCACCCGCCGAGCCACGCACCTGTCAGACACGTTGGGGGGTTGGGCCCACACGGCTGTTAACAACATCCGCAAACCCAACTGAACtacatatgcgtgtgtgtatgtgaaacaAAGGACCTTTTGTACCCAATTTTCgtttatatttttcattgttgACGTGTGACTGTTACATTTacttttatatgtatatgtattgtCATGATACTGGGAAACTTACACGGtaacttgttttcttttctacCTACGCTGGGTATAATTAGCAATGTACCAGtaattcttgtgtgtgtttacacatctCAGACTAGCTAGTTGTGGGTGTAGCTACCAAAGGGATATCTGTATTGTGCTGCATGTACCTGTCATAGCTGCTACAACCAAATGTCTGTTACTGTTTTTGTAAACACTAATATTGTAGTTTGTTCTCACACTATGTGTATAGAAATGTTGTGTTAGTCTCTGAAATCTACTTAGAAATCAACACTATATGAGACCAAAATTGTATCAGCGGAACTAACACTAAATTTACTGATGGAGGGTAGGTGCATTTGTCTCTACTTTATATGTATGCAATAATGTTACTGACTAACATTTATTATGcctttttaaatgtcatttgattgtaCCAAATTATATAGTGTATTTTCTATGAAAGGTGactttatttttgtatgtaGGTAAGGCAGTGTGGGAATAGggattctttttttatatatttctttgaGAGAGAGGTAGGCGCTTGTAATGGCCTGTGGATGATTCATGTACCAACACTGTATACATAAATCATCTGATAATGTTATGAGGAAGATGTAAAGGCTCATTCCTTACCTCATTACCTGATAATGATGTGATAAAGCCATATCCATCAGTTCATTAATACAGTGACTGTGGAGCAAGCACCCTCAAATGATGCCCCTTTTCCTCTTTGCCCTTTCCCTGTATCAATTATTTGGCACCCCCTTTTCCTGCAGTAATAAgcaaaagggagaaaatgaattgtgaatgtgaaaaaaaattgtAGCTACACAACAATAAAAGCTAAGCTTAAACAAAGttggttttgttttatattgCAAAGATTTAGCAGAAAAAAGGCTGCTGGTAATAGTAAATCAGTAAATAAGCCTTCATGTATTGCTATTAATGATGTGTTCACTCTTACATTCCCTATTCATAGTATGCTGTTACCATAGGACTATAACAGGGGATTGGATAatttaacaggtgattatagtcaaatgacagccacagtcAATGAGCTGTGCATTTGGTAAAGCACCCCCTTGTAGGAaatcaaggaggttctatatcaACGTGTACATCATGGGCATGCTATAACTATTGCAAACATCCAGTATAAAGACAACAGTTCCCCCAGGTGGTGTGTCAGGCGAATAACAGGCAAAACGCGAATCGCTAAGTTTGTCCCTTGTTCCATCCTGTCAGAAACAGTCACGCCTAGCCGAAAacgctcctcctctttctctccggCTTTGTACCGTGCTGAACCACGCTGCAGCTACCTTCTCTAGGATACCGGGGCTGCTAAACATCTGAAAATGGCCCTCCACGTACCCAAAGCTCCGGGCTTTGCCCAAATGTTGAAGGATGGCGCTAAGGTGAGGTTAATCGTAAAGCTGGACTTGGTAAAGTGTGTAATTTGTGAGCTAGCgtgctagctagcgttagcctcTGAGGAAGCACATTCATACACAGTCATGTGGGAGAGTTCTAGAACACCGCTAGGCCGCTTGTTGCTACAGAAACGGTGGCATGTTAGCTAGACAAAAGCGGCTTCTACCTCTGACTATCTCCCCTAGCCCT
Proteins encoded:
- the pimreg gene encoding uncharacterized protein pimreg isoform X1, whose product is MMNGVGAAVVGVWRAHTVLDESDGAESPEAPDRFRKLRSSSSLNSLRMSLRKRLPLRTVQTNSLPENPTWETLQAQPKSSTVRKLTRSARNSISGVYQRMQRSKEAAREECLVATPGRICDGEEGGVSSRTPKRTPGRPTATATPRRTPRSAVTPRRTPGSRHRSGIKGTPEADANVRGVKTGGGRRQLVRMAALRSPFASPNTQSQRQKFDRDLESVSSGLRKLKHLSRAFDDIIGRDDRTGARERCGGVMMRRLDPSGKLSRSNLTRRATHLSDTLGGWAHTAVNNIRKPN
- the pimreg gene encoding uncharacterized protein pimreg isoform X2, whose protein sequence is MMNGVGAAVVGVWRAHTVLDESDGAESPEAPDRFRKLRSSSSLNSLRMSLRKRLPLRTVQTNSLPENPTWETLQAQPKSSTVRKLTRSARNSISGVYQRMQRSKEAAREECLVATPGRICDGEEGGVSSRTPKRTPGRPTATATPRRTPRSAVTPRRTPGSRHRSGIKGTPEADANVRGVKTGGGRRQLVRMAALRSPFASPNTQSQRQKFDRDLESVSSGLRKLKHLSRAFDDIIGRDDRQFNYSLIME